The DNA region CAAAACATCGGTTATTTCATCCTCCCCAAGTTGCTCGCATTTAACGGCCGCCATGGCAAAATCGGTTACTATACTATTACCGTAAGGCGTGGTTTTTATAATGTCGAAGCCTCCGTTAATTCTATTTAATTTTTTTAAATCGTACGGAAAGGTGGCGTTTTCTTTCCCAATAAATGTACCTTCAAAATCATTTAAATCACTTCCACTTTCTTCATAGGTGGATATATCATACAAGGTATTCCATGGCTTTAAATAAGATTGCACGGTTTTGGATGCGTTAAAATCTTGCACCCATTTTGGTAACTCCTGCATGTAATAGGTACTTGAAATAAACTTGCCTTCAGATTTCCCTCGAAACCAATAGGCGGCATTACCAGTGTGTCCGGCTGGCAAAACAGCTCCTCTATCCTTAATGGAAACACCTATAGTTTTTCCACGCATTTGTGTAAACAATCTGTTTTCATCAGCAAAGGTGGTTGTTAACATACGATGTGGCGACATCTTTCCTTCGTGCTTGGATGTACCTACAGAATTTACGTTATCATCTCCGGCGCAGTATACCATCGATTTGGTTGCTTTATCATACCAATCGTTGCTCATTATACCATGGTATTTTGGAGTAGTACCCGTATGAACCGATGCATGCCCCGGCCCCGTTTTAGTTGGAATATAATTGTAATGGTTGTTCTTACAATTAAAGCCCTCGGCCATCATACGTTTAAAACCTCCATCGCCGTATTTATTATAGAAACGGGTTAGGTAATCGTAACGCATTTGATCAACCACAATCCCAACTACAAGTTTAGGTCTGGAAAGCTTACTTTCGGTTTTATCCAAAACGGAAATACTTTGCGAACTCGAAGAAAATGCCACTGACATTAAAAGGATACCAAGTATTATATTTTTCATTTTTTTCTTCAATTTTGGCCAAAAATACAGTTTTAAAAACATCATAATTTAAAATTAAAGTTAAATACCCCTAACTTTTTTTTACTTTAGCACAACAAATTTACTTATGACTTACCTTCAAAATATAGGGTCTTATTTTTTAATGATTATTGAAATGTTTCGCAAGCCCACCAAATGGCCGGTGATGCGTTCATTAATTCTTAAAGATATTGACGACCTCATCATCGGGTCGTTGGGTATAATTGCATTCATTTCGTTTTTTGTGGGCGGGGTAATTACCATTCAAACTGCTTTAAACATTGACAACCCTTTAATCCCAAGGTATTTGGTAGGTTTTGCTACCCGACAATCTATAAT from Tamlana crocina includes:
- the pafA gene encoding alkaline phosphatase PafA — protein: MKNIILGILLMSVAFSSSSQSISVLDKTESKLSRPKLVVGIVVDQMRYDYLTRFYNKYGDGGFKRMMAEGFNCKNNHYNYIPTKTGPGHASVHTGTTPKYHGIMSNDWYDKATKSMVYCAGDDNVNSVGTSKHEGKMSPHRMLTTTFADENRLFTQMRGKTIGVSIKDRGAVLPAGHTGNAAYWFRGKSEGKFISSTYYMQELPKWVQDFNASKTVQSYLKPWNTLYDISTYEESGSDLNDFEGTFIGKENATFPYDLKKLNRINGGFDIIKTTPYGNSIVTDFAMAAVKCEQLGEDEITDVLAVSYSSTDYIGHKFGVNSKEVQDTYLRLDLELERFFNFLDETVGKGEYTVFLTADHAAVEVPAYLKSVKIPAGYLDNNQRKKDFNNFLVETYGTSDILENVSNDQIFLNWDKVRELGLNLKEVQEAIVYEQLSYLNVYKAYTASTMSSVNFVDGIEALLQKGFNQKRSGDVLLVNDPAFISYGRTGSTHGSGMNYDTHVPLLFFGKGIKNGHTFQKTEITDIAPTMSALLGSSFPNGAIGQPLEFVFE